The DNA segment CCGTAAATTTATTATATCAGCCTGATTTTCGAGGGCATAGCAGATTTAAACTTGATTTTTTAAGGATCGACGCGGCAAGAAGCTGGCATATCCAACCTGCTAAACCAGGCAAATTAGGAAATCTCTGACGCTCTTGGTGTTATTTCTACTTCTAACGCTTTTAGGCATGCCGATGATGAACCAAGCTTTGGCTGTTTTGCCCAGGATTCCGCTTGGGCGGACCTTGCCCACTTTTCCACTTTTGCCAGCATGCCCCCATTCGCACATTTACAGCCGCGCGCCTGGCTTTCTGGGCTGCTAATATTGTCGATCGGGCTGGCGGGCTGCGCGCGGAATCAGGATCAGGTCAAGTTTAACCACGACGCTTTTCAGCATTACCAACGGGTCGCCACGCGGGTGGAATACCCCGACCAGCATTGTACCCCGCCTCCGCCGGATACCGGCCCCCCCGTCACGATTAACGCCCAACCTTTGGCCTTTTGGGATTTGCCGCTGGAACAGGCGGTGCAACTTTGCCTGCAAAATTCCCGCGTGATGCGCGACCTGGGTGGCTTTGTGCTGCGCTCTCCCGCCACCACCCGCAGCATACACACCCCGGCCATCGCCGAACTTGACCCGCGGTTTGGCGTGGAGGCGGCATTATCGGAATTTGACGCTACCTTTGCCGCCCGCACCAGTTGGGAAAAGAACGACCGCGCGCTGAATAACCTGTTGCTAGGGGGCGGGACGAACTTTTTTAAGCAAGATCTAGGGATCGCCCAGGCGCAATTGCAAAAGCGGGCCGCCAGCGGCACGCTGTTTACCGCGCGGCATAATATCGACTACGACGCCAACAGCGCGCCGGCCAATATCTTTGGCAGTGCGTGGAACGCCAACTTTGAGGCCGAAGTCCGCCAACCACTGTTACAAAACGCCGGCTCCCTGTTCAATCGCACCGCCGGGCCAAATAGCACCCCCGGCTATTACACCGGTGTGCTCCTCGCCCGCACCAACACCGACACGGCCATCGCCGACTTTGAGTTGGGCGTGCGCGATTTGGTCAGCAACGTCGAAAACGCCTATTGGGATTTGTACTTTGCCTATCGGGACCTGGATGCCAAAATCGCCGCTCGCGACGCCGCGCTGGAAAGCTGGCGGCGGGTGCAGGCTCTCAACCAGACTGGCCGTAAAGGGGGCGAGGCCGAACGGGAAGCCGAGGCCCGCGAACAATACTTTCGCTTTGAGGAAGAAGCCCAAAACGCCCTTACGGGTCGGCTGGTCGACGGCACCCAAACCAACAACGGCAGCAGTGGCGGCACCTTTCGCGCGACGTCGGGCGTGCATCTGGCCGAGCGGCGGCTGCGGCTGATCATTGGCCTACCAATTAGCGATGGACGGCTAATCCGTCCCGCCGACCAGCCCAAGATGTCCAAAGTGGTGTTTGACTGGGACCAGGCGTTGCAAGAATCCCTGGTGCGGCGGGCCGAACTGCGTAAACAAAGCTGGATCATCAAACGCCGCGAACTGGAATTGGTCGCCGCGCGGAATTTCCTCTTGCCCAACCTGGATGCCACCGGGCGTTACCGCTGGCGCGGCTTTGGCAAGAACCTGCTCGATCCCAACAGCGTCGGCGTGGGGCCGTTTGACAACGCCTACGACAACCTCTTTGGCGGCGATTTTCAGGAATGGCAGTTGGGCATGGAACTAAACATGCCGCTCGGCTTTCGCCGGGGATACGCCGCTTTAAGGCACGCGCAACTGCAACTGGCCCGCGACCGGGCGATTTTGCACGAACAAGAACGGGACGTGCAACTGGGCCTCAGCAACGCGATTGCCGAAGTGGAGCGGGCCTACATGGTCGCCCAGACCAACTACAACCGCCGCGTCGCCGCCAAGGAGCAACTGGTGGCGGTGGAGGTGGCGTTTGAGGCGGATAAAGCCCCCCTGGACTTACTCTTGGACGCGCAGCGGCGGGCCGCCGAATCTGAAAGTCGGTTTCATGGGTCGCTGGTCGATTATTCGCTGGCGATCAAAAACGTCCACTTTGAAAAAGGGACGCTGCTCGACCATAACGAAATCTTTTTAGCGGAAGGCCCCTGGCCAACCGAGGCCCTGGCGGACGCCGTTCGCCGCGATGGCAAGGGCAAACCCCCCTGGCCGCTCAATTACGTCATGCGTCGCGGGCCCGCCATCAATGACGGCCCCGTCCCGCAAGATACCGAGCCGCATTTGCTGGCCGCCACGCAGCCAGCGGGAACAGAGCCACCAAAAGCACAGCCCCCCGCAACTTCAGGGGAAAGCGTCCCACCAGGGAAAGCGGCTCCTCCACAACCTCCGGCAAATACTGCTGCTCCTGTTCGTCGTGTGGAACCGATTCCCGCCCCCCCGACCAGTCCGCGTGTCGCGGCGCCTGCCGCGGTTAATCCGCATATTAAAACAGCAAAGAGCGTTCCGGCGGAAACACAACTCATCCCGTCCCCCGCCCCCTTAACGCATTCCCCGGCTCAACCGGGACAATTTGGCAATAGAACAAACGTGCCAGCGGCGCCATTAGGCGCGGCCACCCCGAATTCCATGCTCAATTTGCCGCCACCCCCCGCGCCGGTCATCCTGCGGACGACCTATGCCCCCTTGCCCAATGAGCCAGCGGAGCGCCTGCCGCCGGTGCGATAAAGGGGGGGTAATGTAGTTTAAATGTGATACCTTCTGATAAAATTTTATTGATGGTAGATAAATCCTTCAAAATGCGAATTGCCGAAGTTTTTCATTTGGCCAATGGTCAAACGATGCTTTGTGGTCACATCACCTCTGGCCCCGGTTATATCTGCGCGGGCCAATACGAGTTGTCGTTGGATGACAAACCCTGGGGGCCGATCGAATTGGCGGGCGAATCAATGAGTGGACATGTCCCCGGGCTGCGGGCGGTTAGCACACGCCAAGCTTTGGCTCTGGATGATAACGCTCTGCTTGGCAAGGAACTGGCCTTTTCCGTGTATGAACACGCGCGGTAAGGGCGTACCCTTTTTATGGGTAACCGCTGTGTGACAACTGCGGGGCTATGCGCGTAACCGCGTTATGGGTGCGATAAATTACGTGGGGCATATGACGTACCCCTTTTAGCCCATACAATCTCCATGACTCCCTACCAAAATTTTCAAAGTTAAGGCAAATTAGTTGCATTAAGTTTCTTCGTATGTCTCTTTGAAGTCCAATAGGCCCAAAGATGCTTAAAAATTTCAAGAACAAAGATTCCTAATGCGAATGCAATAATTAAGGATCGCTCGAAAAATAAGGACCCGGATTATGATACTCCGAATGCCTGCTAGCACGATATTTGGCGTGTTTTCACCGGGAAGTTATTTATCGTGCGCCCCTAAGCGGCAAATTGCTTTTGAAATTACTGGGATATGGCTATATCCCGGTACACGATTGTTGACTAAAGGCAGCGACCCCAAATAAATATCAATCGAGTTTTGCACCTCTAGCGAGGCAATCACAATTAAGCCAAGTATGATAAATTGCAGAATTGAAATTGCAATTGTCAATTTGCTCCCACTCTTGTGTTTCGGAGCGGGCAAGGACAAAATTTCCGGTGATTGATAAGGATTTTCGTCGTTCATGATGCGCAGTTAGAATGAAAGAGCGGCGGCAACCCCCGAAATAGATTTTTTGCGTGCAATTAAGATGGTTTGGCAAATTTACACGGGTCTAAAAGTAAGTTTAACTCTCCCGTCTCTCATCTCACGTCTCCTACTCCCACCTTGTCACGGCACCGGGACGGTGCCTGCTACATTACCACGACACGGGACGGTGCCTGCTACACTCGCACGGCACGGGACGGTGCTTGCTACTTTACCTCGGCACCGGGACGGTGCTTGCAACTTTAGCCACGCACGCCCAACTCCGCCAGCATTTCCGCCGTTTTGTCGTACGCCTCGGCCACCCAAGCGACGATTTTATCCGGCTCGGGCGAATACTCTAGCTCGATGCTGACCGTCTGGTCAAAACCTGTGTCGCGGATCGCGGCCAGGTATTCGCGGATCGGCACCACGCCCCGCCCCGGCGGCAGGTCCCCATGCACGCGGCCGTTGCAGTCGCTAAGATGCACATGCTCGATGAGCCCCTTTAGCCGCGCGACCTGGTCCGGTTGGACGCCCATCAGGCTCAAGTGCGAAATATCGCAGTTCGCCCGGACCGTGTTTGGCAGGCCCACATCGCCGATAAACCGCAGGATGGTGTCCACATCATTAATCAGCGACAATCTAAATGGCTCAAGCTCCAGGGCGATTTTTAGGTCCAGTTGCGCCGCGTATTCGCCAAGCGCGCGGACGTTGTCCACGCCCATGCGCCACTGCTCCGGCGGCGGAATGACTTCCTGTTGCCAGATGTATTCCCCCAGGACCAAGAGCAAATTCGCACAGCGGTATTCATAGCACAGGTCCAGATACCGGCGGCAGCGATCCAGATGAAACCGCTGCACACTGGGATTAAAGTCAATCAGCCCCACGGCCACGCAGGCGACGCTGCGGATGGGAAGGCCCAGCTCTTCGCATGTTTCGGCGATCAACCGCCGCTCGCGCACATCCATGTCCAGCGGATCGGCGAAAATATCGACCGTGTCGAAACCGATTTTCTTGGTCTGTTCCAGGCCAAATTTGGTCCCTTGGCCCGCTTGGGCGAACGCCGAATTGATCAGTCCGAGTTCCATGTTGGAGGAGTGGAGGTTAGAGGTGGGAGACGGGAGGTGGGAGATGGGAGACGGGGGTCGCGGGACGAGGGTAGGGAGGACGTATTAGGCCCGGCGGGTCGAAATCTTTATGGCAATAATAAAATCACCATATTCAATTCGTAATTTTTAATTTGTAATTATCTCCCCCACCTCCACCGCGCGGTGTTGTTTGGCCGATAGATACGCCGCGTCCACGAGCGCCATCGTTTGCAAATTATCCTCCCCCGTCATCGTCGCCGGGGCCGAACCCTCCACCGCGCAGAGTAGCTCCGCCATCGGACCTGCAAACGCGTCCGGAAACCACACCTTGTTCCAACGCGGGCGGTGCCACCGCTTGCCCGCTGTCGTCGTATAATCCAGCGTCGACGGCGTGGGCTTGGGATACTCCGGCCAGCCGATCGTCCCCTGTGCCAGCCCCGTGGTCCCCTCCACCCGCCAGCGAATCCCCAAATCCGCCCCCGCCCCCTCGCGCGCCGGACCCGCCCAAACATCATCCCACGAGGAACAGCGCAGTCCAGGATGCTGGCTGCCGCGCTCATACTCTAGAATGTACAGGCAAATCCCGTCCATATGGACAAAGCGTTTGGCCGTGCGGGGATCGGGCCGGATCGAGGCAAATATCCGCGTCGGCGTCCCAAACCAAAAGCGAAACGTGTCCAGGTGGTGAATCGACATGATTCGCAGCGTGACCCACCCCTGTCGCTCTTGCCACGGCATCCAATGCGGGATCGCCCGCATGTCGATCGTGGCCAAGACTGGCTCACCCAAGGCCCCTTGGGCGAGCAAGCTGTGGCAGGCCCGAATCGACTGGTCATAACGCATGTTTTGGTTGACGACCAGCGTGATCCCCGCCCGCTGGCACAGATCGACGATCTTTTTGGCCTGGGGATAATTCACGCCCAACGGCTTTTGGGCCAGGATGCCGCGAATTTTTCCTTTACGTTTGACGATTTGCTTAATCACGTCAAACTGGTTATCGGGCGGGACGGCGA comes from the Pirellulales bacterium genome and includes:
- a CDS encoding TolC family protein, yielding MPPFAHLQPRAWLSGLLILSIGLAGCARNQDQVKFNHDAFQHYQRVATRVEYPDQHCTPPPPDTGPPVTINAQPLAFWDLPLEQAVQLCLQNSRVMRDLGGFVLRSPATTRSIHTPAIAELDPRFGVEAALSEFDATFAARTSWEKNDRALNNLLLGGGTNFFKQDLGIAQAQLQKRAASGTLFTARHNIDYDANSAPANIFGSAWNANFEAEVRQPLLQNAGSLFNRTAGPNSTPGYYTGVLLARTNTDTAIADFELGVRDLVSNVENAYWDLYFAYRDLDAKIAARDAALESWRRVQALNQTGRKGGEAEREAEAREQYFRFEEEAQNALTGRLVDGTQTNNGSSGGTFRATSGVHLAERRLRLIIGLPISDGRLIRPADQPKMSKVVFDWDQALQESLVRRAELRKQSWIIKRRELELVAARNFLLPNLDATGRYRWRGFGKNLLDPNSVGVGPFDNAYDNLFGGDFQEWQLGMELNMPLGFRRGYAALRHAQLQLARDRAILHEQERDVQLGLSNAIAEVERAYMVAQTNYNRRVAAKEQLVAVEVAFEADKAPLDLLLDAQRRAAESESRFHGSLVDYSLAIKNVHFEKGTLLDHNEIFLAEGPWPTEALADAVRRDGKGKPPWPLNYVMRRGPAINDGPVPQDTEPHLLAATQPAGTEPPKAQPPATSGESVPPGKAAPPQPPANTAAPVRRVEPIPAPPTSPRVAAPAAVNPHIKTAKSVPAETQLIPSPAPLTHSPAQPGQFGNRTNVPAAPLGAATPNSMLNLPPPPAPVILRTTYAPLPNEPAERLPPVR
- a CDS encoding sugar phosphate isomerase/epimerase family protein, which produces MELGLINSAFAQAGQGTKFGLEQTKKIGFDTVDIFADPLDMDVRERRLIAETCEELGLPIRSVACVAVGLIDFNPSVQRFHLDRCRRYLDLCYEYRCANLLLVLGEYIWQQEVIPPPEQWRMGVDNVRALGEYAAQLDLKIALELEPFRLSLINDVDTILRFIGDVGLPNTVRANCDISHLSLMGVQPDQVARLKGLIEHVHLSDCNGRVHGDLPPGRGVVPIREYLAAIRDTGFDQTVSIELEYSPEPDKIVAWVAEAYDKTAEMLAELGVRG
- a CDS encoding Gfo/Idh/MocA family oxidoreductase, with product MPLKLNYLPTLPRDRSPGIGCIGAGFIMADCHLVAYSAAGFNPVAISSHSGKSAQAAAKRHKIPHATSDYLAVLDDPAVSIVDVAVPPDNQFDVIKQIVKRKGKIRGILAQKPLGVNYPQAKKIVDLCQRAGITLVVNQNMRYDQSIRACHSLLAQGALGEPVLATIDMRAIPHWMPWQERQGWVTLRIMSIHHLDTFRFWFGTPTRIFASIRPDPRTAKRFVHMDGICLYILEYERGSQHPGLRCSSWDDVWAGPAREGAGADLGIRWRVEGTTGLAQGTIGWPEYPKPTPSTLDYTTTAGKRWHRPRWNKVWFPDAFAGPMAELLCAVEGSAPATMTGEDNLQTMALVDAAYLSAKQHRAVEVGEIITN